GAAGTTAACGAGGAGCAAAAGAAAATGGCGCAGAAATAGAATGTCACATGTAACGGAAACCATTCTATAGCAATTTTTTGGTGAACTGTaaaccttttttgtttctttgtcagGTAATTGTATAAGGCTGTTTCATTTTGTCTACTGTATCCCACTAAAGATTATTTTATGTAAGCAATGTATATTTTTTGTTCAATCCAATATTTGTACCTTAATCCAGCTAGTTCATTCTGGTATGATGAtatctgtatctcagtttcctctTGGAAGGCTTTCGTCTGATGCAAGGCTCTCTCGAGGTCATCTACCTTGGTCTTTAGTTTCGCTATCTCAACAGATGCAAGGCTAGCTCCTTCTTTAGCCTACATGAAAAACAGGTTTGGTAAACAAGAATAAAAACTTAATGATAGAAAAATCCCTGTTAGTACCAAAACTGTATTTGTAAAAGCATGGCTTCCTCTCATTCCTCTCTTGTTCGTACTCATCCCTGTAGTCTAAGATACCAGTCTGATTCTAATTGTACTTTCCTTGTTCAACCTGCATTTTTCTTAGTATTTTGCTAAATTAGTAAATTAAAACTTTACAAGTCTCCAAAAGAGAGACTAACTCCTTGCATTTTGATTTGAACTTTACATCACACATGTAATCAAAGTTTACCAGTCACTCCCTAGTCATCTGAAGTATTTCCAAATTGCTCTTAAGATAATTTATCTCACTGATGCTGTCAGAGGCAATGGGAAATGAAGTCATGCCGTTTAGCTTCATGAACTACCTTTGACTTGCTGAGCTCCTGCAGCAATCTGTCTCTGTCATCCTGAAGACTAGCCATGGACTTGGAAAAGGCATCAATCTGTTGAACATAATTCCTACACTCTGAAGAGAGTCTGGTAATCTCAAGGTCTTGGGTGGTTAATGTCTTGCACAAATTTTCTATTTCATCAGTGAACTGATCAAGAGTGATCTTATTTTCAGCACCAATAAGCACTGGGttcaaaaaatcatgttttttgaGTACACTGAAgagatttgatttaaaataattcaggTCAGCTTCAAGTTcatctgctctttttttttcagaCTTAAGTTCAGATGTGTATTTACTCTGAAGTACCTTGAAATCTTCTATTAATCTGTCTCTATCATCTTGCAAAGCAGTCATAGCTTTTCCAAAGGACTCATTTTGggatttcaattttttattcTGAAATTGTGCTTCTAATAGCCTCTTCTCTGAAGATGCATCAGCTTCCTTCCAAAGGAAGTTAGCATCGTGTTCAAATGCTGTTATACTGTACTTATCTTCTATATCTTTTGTATTTTTGCCTACTACATTCTGGACTTCTTGAAACTTGTCCTGAAGTTTTTCACAAGGTTGTACACTAGCCTTGAAATCTTTATTCTGATTATGTTGCCCGCTCCCCCTTGTTTGTGGTTTCTCTCCAGATTCAGAAACTAGCTTCTCTTTGTTTATTGATGCAATTAGAAACTCTAAGTCTTTAACTTTGGAAGTTAATTTTTGATTTTCATGTTCTAAAGATTCTGTACTCTCCTTTTGCAATTTATTAATCAGCTGCATttctttgatttgtttttgaaGATCCATTTTTTCCTGTTCAAGGTTCTTAATGCTATCCAGTTGCTGTTTAAGCAACTCTTTCAACTGATGATCTTTCAATGACAAAACTTGGTTAAGATCTTCCCTGTACTTTATTAGTTGTGCACTTTGCATtgcattttcagaatgaagatcATCTATCCGATTCAAAAGTTTTCTTAATTGTTGTTTCAGGGCACCGTTCTCACTAGCACCGTTCACTAACAGACTGTCTTTCTGACTTAAAACATTTTGGTGATGATGCTCCAGATCTTTGTATTTAGAAAAGAGATCATCTCTGTCATACTGGAGAGATGACATTGATTTTTTAAAGGCATCAATTTCACTGGCAATCTCAGCCTTATCTTGAATTGCTTTGTCTGCTTTCATCTGGagatttttcaattcattttcCATCCTCTGACAGGCTTCATTAGAttgttctctctccttttgcagaGACCTTATCTGCTGTTCATACTCATTAGTCTGTTTTCTGTGCTGAGTCTGTATCTGAGTTAGATATCCAGAAATCTCCCCACCCTTAGAAGATATCAGTAGAGAAATTTCTGTATCTTTGTTGTTCAGCATTACCTTCATTTGCTGAGAAATGGCAATCTGTTTTTCCAACTCTGCATGGGTCTTCTCCTTTTCAAATAGAAGTTGTTGTAATTCCTGTTCTTTTCTAGCAAAATTACTTTCCAATGCTTTTATCTCTCTTCCTGCATCACTACTATTCTCTATAAAACGATTAAGAGAATTATTTTCTTTAAGCAGTGCTTGCAAAGTTTCTTCTTTTGACTGAAGAGCAATCTCCAATTCTTGTTGTCTGTTGATAAGAGTCACATTTTCTTCCTTTATTCTACCCAGCTCGCTGTAGTGTTGTGTATGTACAGATTTTTGCCGCAAGTGCATTTCATTCTTGGAGTCTTCTAACATGGAATACTTAATCTTCAATTCCTGTATCTGAGCCACTTTGTCCTTCATTTCTTCTTGTAAGGACATTATTTTCTTACTACTGTCATCCATCTGTTTCTCTTTATTTTGAATAACCTCTTTGAACTGTatttcccaggttttcatttcACCAATTACCCTGTCCCGGTCATTTTGGAGAGAGgacatacattttgtaaaagctGCTAATCTGGCCAAAGTTGCATTCAAATCAGCTTGAAGTTTCTTGTTTTGAGAGTCCTTAATGTTGATTTCCTCTTGCAACTGATGAAGCTCACTAACAGCCCTGTCTTTCTCCCTCTGAAGAACATTACGTCTTTCCTCAAGGTTCAACCATTCTCTTTTGtgaactgttttcagttgctccaGGCCAAGCTCTAATTCTTTCTCAAATTCTCTCCTTTGAATTTGTAGCTGGTCTTCTTTCTTCTTAAGTTCTCTTTTCCCACTTAAGTTTTCAGCTGTAAGCCTCTCCAGTTCACTCTTTGAATCATCCAGTAAAGCTTTTTGGGAAGAAAGCTTTTTGTTCAGATTGTGTATTTCTTCATTTGACTTGGCAAGCTTTTCTGGGATATTATTTAAgtctttttcaaatttttcacTCTTTGACTGTGATAATTTCACAGATCTTTGCAAGTCCAGAATCAGTTCCTGGAATTTAATAGAATCTTTTTGCAACTGGTtaatttcttgctgcttttcctttaAGAGTTCTTGcaattctttggttttgttttttgtaccaCTATTGTCCCTCTGGGCACATTTCACTTTCTCCTCAAATACTTTTACAAGATGCAACTGTTGTTCCTCTTTTTCCCTAATCACACTGCATTTCTCTGCCTTTAAATCTTCCAACTGTTGAATCAGCAAACTGTTTTGTAACTGTGCAGATTTCAGCCTGTCTGTCAGCTGATCCACGTTTTTTATATGGTTGAGCAACTCTGTCTCCAgaaattctctctcattttttactTTGTAAGAAGTTTCTTGCAcattttcaagttcttcctgTAGAAGACGCTTGTCATCTTCTAAAATCTTAACTCTCTCATTTAAGCTAACAATTTCTTGTTTAAGACTTCTAGATTCATTTTCTAACTTTGATAGACAGTTGTTTTTCTGGTCCAAAAATTCTTCAGTTTCTTTAATTCTTTCTAAAATCAATTCTCTCTCCTGCTCTAGGATACGCATATTTCTCTCTTTTACTGAAATATCATCATTTAACAAAGCAATCTGCTTTAATAATGATTCTCTTTCATTTAATACATCACTGATTTTAGACTGCATATCAGTCTGGGACACTTCCATTTGAACTTGCAGGTTTTCCAAAGCTAATTTAGTTACATTCATGTCATTATGAAGGACCTCATTTTCATTCTCAGTTTTCTCTAAAGCCTGCTTTAAGTTTTCAGAAGTATGTTTCAATTGCTCATTTTCCTCCATTAGCTGCTTGCTCTGCAGAGCAGCTTCATGAAGACGATGCCGGTGTTCTTCCATCCTTGATGCATGTTTACGTGTCTGCCTTTCTGCTTCACTTCGTAGTTCATCAATTTCCAATTGTTTGGATTCAGCAAATTGTTTCAATTGGTTCTTTATAtctttgttttcattaatgacttctTGAAGCTGTTTCTCAAGCTCATATTTTTCAGATTCCCTTTCACTGAATCTGTGAATAGcttcttgcttttcttttctagTGACATCAATAACCTGCCTCATTTCTGCTACTTTGCTACTGATATTCTCATAGGCTTGCAGAAGTGACTCATATTCCTGCTTTAATTCATTATGTTTAACTTTCCATCCTGTTAATTCAACTGTCTGAGAATCTTTTAACGTATTGAGTTGGAAAGAAAAAGCCTCTTTCTCCTGAACTATAGTCTCCATGGTAGATTTCAGACTTTCACATGCAGCAGTTaggttttcattttcagttaacAGTCTAGCATTTTCAGAAACAAGGGTCTCATCACACAATGAAGAAATAGTATctgagttttgtttttctctgccAAGTTCAGATAACAAGCATTCCAGGGTATATGCTTTATTggtcagtttttctttttctaacaTTATTCTGTCAATTTGATCTTTCAAAAACTTGTTTTCTTTCAGGGCTTCCTTGCGTGATATTAAGGCTGCTTGGAGCTTTCTTTGGAGACGTTCTCTGGACTTTTCATCAACAGCATTCTTTTGCTCTTGTGGTTGAAACTCATccacatttatatttttctccATCTGCTCtggagttgtttttgtttgtttctggatTTGATATTTTGTTCCTTCTATTAGCTTAGCTCTCCCAGAATGATCATGTTCCAGTGACTGAGTACAGATGTCTCTGTCTTGTAATCTCCCTTGGAGCAAATTAATTTCTGAATGTGACTGTACTAGTTCCTTGTCAGTGGCATTTTCATCTTTAACTTTCTTGCATAATACCATAGTATTGCTAACCTCAGAAGCTTCTACAGCCTTCTCACGTAGCATACTTAACTCCATCAACagttctttgttttctttgctgaaatattttaattcctttttcatATTGAGTAATTCTTCATTGGATTTCTCCAAACTGTTGAtgaactcctctctctctctcttcatgtcttcaaaggccattttaaaatgtttggcttCTTCCTGGCTTTCCTGTAAACTGAGCTGTAACTGCACAGCTTCTTTCCGTATTTCCTTTTCCTGATCAAACCTATCTTTGAAATCCATTAGAGTACAATGCAGGTCCTTAATTTCCTCATTCCTTTCCGCAACTTGTATATTGGCTTGTTGAAGATCAACCTTCAATTTTTCAGATCCCTTCTGGATAGTCTTGCAATCCTCTACCCTCTTTTTAATTACAGTTTCCTTCTCATTATTCATGCTTTCAATCATAGTTTTAAGGTCCATTACCTCAGTCTCAGATTTTTCCAACTTTTCTCGCAGTTGACCTATCTCTACGTACAGACTGTCTTTGTGTTGCTCATAGTGCTGTTCCAGCTGACTCATACAATTCTTCAAGTCTACCGTTTCTTGTGTTTTCTTACCAAGTTCAACTGATGTCTCTCTCAACTcatcctttaatttttttgtttcttcacaAAGTTTTGCATAGTCATTACTTAGTTTCTCTAACTCACTGTCTTTCATTGTCATTTTAAACACTGCCTGTTCTGATTCTCCTAACACATCTTGAACCTCATATTTTTGTTCATCTGATTCCAACTTGTTTTGGACAATAGTTTTTTGTTCTTGAAGTGCTGCTACATGAGACTCCAACTCTTTCTGTAGAGAGTATATTAGCAACCGATTACAATCAAATTCTTTACACTTTCTTAGATGAACTTTCTGGAGTGCTCTGTGTTCTCTTTTGAGGAGTTCAAAGTCTTTAGTTTGTTCATCAAATTCTGCTACAAGTTTAGCgcattctttcttttctctctgtaatttcttaatattttctttccagGTTAAAAGTGATGCCTGAAGTTTCTTTTGAAGGATTTCTTTATCTCCTTCTAATTGATCTGGCTGAGTAACTTTGTTATTGAAATCCACAGAATTATTACCAATGTCCCCAGCATAAGATTCTACCAAATTAGTATCTTTCAATAATTCCTCCTCATCTACAATTTCAGCCTTGAGATTTTCAAGAGTTGCAAGAAGTTGAGAACGTTCCTCtccatattctctctctttctcactaaGTACAGACTGCATGTGAGCAAGCATAGAGTCCTTTTCCTGCATGGACTTTAGATTTTGCTCagatactttttctttttcagcaagGATATCTTTTAACTTTGCAACAATGTCCTCAAGCTGCTCCAAACTGGTTACTTTGGCAGAAAAACTTTCATTCACGTTATTTATCTTGGAATCTTTCTCAAACAGCTGTTGCTTCAGAGTTTCAAGATGGGACTCAAGATCTTTATTTTGTGTTTCAACAAGTTTCAACTGATGTGTTAATGCATCAACCCTCTTCAataattcctctgtttttttatgctctttttctgtttcttcctGTCCAATCCTTtcaagttttccaattttttgcATTAGATCTTTTCTTATTATCAATGCAGCTTGAAGCTTctttttcagaatctctttttCCTTAACTAGTTTCTCAAGATTAAACTGCAGCTGCTCTTTTTCACTCATTAAGTCTTTAAATGCAGTTTCTTTGTTGCTTAATTTAACCTGATTATGTTGCAGTTCTGTCTTACAATCTTCAAGTTGCTGGGATACTCTATCAATATTTTCTACTGAACTACTCTGAACAGCTTCCAGATGCTGTAGTTTGGTGTTTAATATACTTCGCTCTTCAGAAAACTTCATCATTTCATTAGACATGGATTCCATGATTTGAGCAACAAAAcaatccttttctttcagctgctgATTTAGAGCAGAAATTATATCGTTCTGCTGGTCAGTCTGTGAAGTTAAATTTTCTACCCGGAGGtcttttttctccatttcttctAGGAGACTCACTATTTTTTTACCTTCCATGTTCAACTTCTCATGACTGATTTTGAGTTCTTTTTCTGATTTATGTAGCTTCTCTTGAAGCAAATTAACTTCCTTGTTCATTTCTGCtaataatttttctctttcttccacaAGAGACTGTTGTTTATACAATgtgtctttgacagtggccatTTCTTCTGACAGACATTCAATTTCATAATGACAGGTATTCTTCACCTTTTCAAGATCATTCTGCAacagctccttttctttctctatcGAATGCATACTTTTTAACTTATCTTTTATAATAtccatttctttctccttttctaaAAAAAGCAGTTGAAATTCCTGTCCTTCCGTTTCTTTGCTCAGAATAGTGGATACCATGGCAGAGAAtttttccagtttagttttacTACTAACTTGCTGACCAACATCTGAAGTCTCTGCATCCTTTTCTTTGAAGAAGTGTCTACTACTAAGTAATGCAGATAGGCTTTCAGTTAGCTCTTCTTTTATAACATCCAGTTCTTGCTGTAAAGACTGGATTTTACTATCCTTTGGTTTCATTTCACTTTCTAAACTGCTCAGCTTCTCTTTAAGAACAGAATTTTGCTGTGTTGCCCTATCAAATTCTGTTACCCACTTGTTTTCTGACTCAATTAAACTTTGTTCTAACTTTTCAATTTTAAGCTTTAATTCAGAGACTTCTTCACCCTTCACACTAACCTGCATCTGTAACTGCTCTTTTTCATTCTTCATCTTCAGTTTGACAGCATCTATCTGCATTCTTGAGTAATTCTCAGTGACTTCTAGTTTTTCATggatttcttctgttttttgctGTAACTGATTTTGGTATGTAATAAGGTCTTTGTTTTCTACAATCAACTTATCAATAGTCTCTTGTAAGAGAATTTTCTCCTTTGCTAAAGAATCCACCTGTTGCTGCAATCTCTCTATTAAAAGAGCGCTGTCACGGCAGTCTTGAGAGGATTTGGAATGTACATTGTTCAGCTCAGACTTTAAATGTTCAATATTTTTAGCCTGTTCAGTGCATTGCATATAGAGCGTCTGTAAAGTTAATTCTTTTTGCTGTGTATCTTGTTTCCATATATTTATTTGGTCCTGTGCTTTCTGGTGTTCACGTTTTACAGAGTCCAGTTCAACTGTCAGAGAATCAAATTTCTTCTGGTTAATAGCAAAATTGTCATCTTTTTCCTGCAAAACACTAGTAAGGCTTTTCACGGCTGCAGCACTTTTCTCTAGTTCCTCTCTAAGCATCTCTATCTCATTAGTAAGAGCACAAATGTTGCTCTCTGCCAGCTGTATACTGACATCTTTTTCATTTAACGAATTAAGTAGCCCAGCTATAACTTCCTCCTTCTTACTAAGTGATACATTAAGTGCGTTTCTTTGCTCGTACTGAGCTGCAATTTTTTCCTGCAGAGATaagaaagcattttctttttcctgttccaGTTCTTTGGACTTTTGTATTTCTTGTGTCAGTTCATGCATCTGActctgaagctgagaaactaactgtATCTTGTCTTCATCTTCACTAGCTTTGTCACTTAGCTTTTTGAGAAGGCTTGTTTTTTCTACAAGAGAAGATTCTTTTTCTAGCATGGACTGGCTAATATCATTTATTACTTTCTTCTGATCATTTATCTCTTTTTCTAGTTTTAGTGTGGCTTCTTCCAGATCTGTAACCTGGTTCTTTAAGAcctcacattctctctctttgtcaTGAAGATCTGTCTTCAATTTATCATTGACTAATATGGCATTATTGACAGCCAATTCCTTCTCTAGAACAATTGTTTTTAACCGTTCTACTTCAGAGGTCAAAGACTCAAACTGTTTTTGCTGCATACAGGAAGACTCCTGTATTTCAGAAATGTGTGCTTTCAAATTAACATATTCATCTATCTTTTGCTTTAAAGACTCATCTTTCTGTATAACTGACTGATTCAATTCTGCTGTTTTTTCCATCATATTTTTAAGCTGACACTGAAGGTCAGAAATTATCTCCATATTCTCAGACAGTTGAAATCTAAGCAAATCAGATTCCTCAGATTTATCTTTAAACAACTTTAAATCTTGGGCTTGCTTcttaaattcattttctttttcttgtgctGCCTGTCTAAGCTGACTGGTTTCAGAGCTCAAAGCTTGTACCTGGTTTTGCAAAtctgaaattattttcaaatgctGCCCTTCTCCTGccactttattttctttcatttgctgAATCAAAGCTTCCTTCTCAGAAAGGAGAGCTTCTTTTTCCTCAAcaccaatttttaatttttcattttcaatggtTAGGCTATCAGTTTGGTGCTTCAAAGCTAAAATATTATAATCTTGCTGAGACATGTGTGAAGTCAAGGCAGTTATTTCATCTGACTTTTTCATTACTGTAGCATTAACTGTTTCAACATCtactttcaatttttcattttctagGTTTAGTATGTGTGCTTGGTGCTTAACTGACACAATTTCTGACTGGTGCTGAGTCAACTGAGACTGAAGATCAGCACATTCACTTGACTTTTTGCTGCATATAACTGAAATGTCTTTCTTTTCATGTTTTAGAACATCCCCTTCTTTCCTTAGTAATTCTACTTGTTTATTTAACATTgcacttttttcagttttctcagCAACCTGCTTATGTAGATTCTCAAGCTCTACATCTTGATTTTTTATAATAAGAGCTCTCTCTTCCAGCGACTGAGATAACTTTATATTTGCCTCCTTAAGCTTTTGAACTTcattctgtaacttttccatATCAACTTTATTTTCCTCTACTTGCTTACGTAAGGAAACATTATGAAGGATTTGTTCTTCTTTAGCTTGAAAATCCACAGTTATGTCTTGAATTTGTttctgtaataataatattttttcctcacTCTGGCTGAGCTGTTGGAGTAGTGTGTTACATTCAGTCAGCTTATTatttagcatttcttctttttctacTTCTCTGTCTTCAGCATTCTTCAACTGAATGATGAATGATTGTATTTGTTCATTTAACTGTTGTGTCAACTCCCTGCTTTCAGATTGCTGATTGGTTAGCACATTGCATTCCTTTGTTTTCTCTAGCAGCTGCTCTgtaactgaattttctttttgcTCTACAAGTGTTGAAAGTTGCTCAACCTTTTTCATTAACACTTCTTTATCATAATTTAGCTCTGAAAGTGTTTTTTGGTACTCTATTTCACTGACAGATATCTTATTCTCCATCTCTGCTACAGCCTTGTTTCTCTTCAACA
This DNA window, taken from Dermochelys coriacea isolate rDerCor1 chromosome 6, rDerCor1.pri.v4, whole genome shotgun sequence, encodes the following:
- the LOC119856943 gene encoding golgin subfamily B member 1-like isoform X8; amino-acid sequence: MWKWGTGDDSSPKAVAHGSQDAANMSVADLTEQLTRTEQLVTQLKELIREKDNELRNRDNQLKEEKEASEAKFSKIKLQNKAKVTSLTSQLEELKKQLSGSEGQEKKAEQTKRVSRDGDQENAAANRGKLLVLRRRVEELEFQNAHKNEELQKKIAELEAQRQRGAEMDAMLAEKEKKLAEKEAYIIDLQLACDSSNVAKETLTPSEELKNQLSMKESSLQSMQILVQSLTKKVGDSEERCSLLQEQIESLKNLQSKERDHFQEREAMYIENIRMFQNIIQEKEKELVGQAQKHEQELFKLIAKSDASADLEQLLKALKQKLHEKEEVMLGRTQVIVMLQKELDGKDQLLKEINENLKRLQSEKENLQSKLDAEKHVMRAQLRDMMEKHELEMMKVQEKHNAEVHEIQEKHETELQEKDQALLQLQKQVAELRNNGQSNSEQAIDVDTVTKQKMEQLEAQVKLKTEEASKSEAKFLKMKAWSKSKIKQLEDELKSVCLSSKNDDISALNNCISELEIEKKELQSKLKAFSELRTQNEELLAKLEVYEEQQRKLQADLEQVTKRATSQASESGSVDEFQSQLLEWQEIVPESEEVHDQVREEKSAIALRMAQIEEEREAIVSGQQELEEELTAVQRTGRLQQARRKSNQASGKHQEEYNFDRKECFQELNVTLDSTDSAEGENMGGLRTVVEELELERNQLQEQILFLEERCQDLEDRLQLQGRMESLQSENERLQTQLSQLRTQQMRDAEKHQVLVSSLNEQLKGLSDRKSFLETSLAEKEQKLLSTTEKLEQIENLRKLLQEKDLLNKELGEKLVQTEQKLDEVLKKYNAYEVECTEQKIAINDLTEKVATFKEKTLKQDAMVELMQLELDQTNEELDRLNTNHLEERSQLIQDLQRREREIDNLKEVLVEKDKEISALSSNMTEYSEQIVILKHQIQCKEEEIREMEEALTKAERETHLLKEVQTADIRDTSMKISVLSEQINIMGLELEKSKSQTEAITKENEELIRQISENSITIKDLRSEIKSNKVTYHNKLMECESQITLLKEQINKTLEKLQETEAKHREETKYLKLQLDENNSIKEKLKSLLKEKENKEQSFEKELKSFKDLYNKLVLEAANKDEELAKLSTQLAEHIEHQETVKKVLQEKLETITSLEQKLQIVKQQSEETKHKLIGDLKAKEMQFEELKNHVTERQEIVSKMEADTQTIILINKQLQAALEGKEKDLSEQIKGNEDLRNIIDAMQKEKQQLVSENESLLDMKERELLKRNKAVAEMENKISVSEIEYQKTLSELNYDKEVLMKKVEQLSTLVEQKENSVTEQLLEKTKECNVLTNQQSESRELTQQLNEQIQSFIIQLKNAEDREVEKEEMLNNKLTECNTLLQQLSQSEEKILLLQKQIQDITVDFQAKEEQILHNVSLRKQVEENKVDMEKLQNEVQKLKEANIKLSQSLEERALIIKNQDVELENLHKQVAEKTEKSAMLNKQVELLRKEGDVLKHEKKDISVICSKKSSECADLQSQLTQHQSEIVSVKHQAHILNLENEKLKVDVETVNATVMKKSDEITALTSHMSQQDYNILALKHQTDSLTIENEKLKIGVEEKEALLSEKEALIQQMKENKVAGEGQHLKIISDLQNQVQALSSETSQLRQAAQEKENEFKKQAQDLKLFKDKSEESDLLRFQLSENMEIISDLQCQLKNMMEKTAELNQSVIQKDESLKQKIDEYVNLKAHISEIQESSCMQQKQFESLTSEVERLKTIVLEKELAVNNAILVNDKLKTDLHDKERECEVLKNQVTDLEEATLKLEKEINDQKKVINDISQSMLEKESSLVEKTSLLKKLSDKASEDEDKIQLVSQLQSQMHELTQEIQKSKELEQEKENAFLSLQEKIAAQYEQRNALNVSLSKKEEVIAGLLNSLNEKDVSIQLAESNICALTNEIEMLREELEKSAAAVKSLTSVLQEKDDNFAINQKKFDSLTVELDSVKREHQKAQDQINIWKQDTQQKELTLQTLYMQCTEQAKNIEHLKSELNNVHSKSSQDCRDSALLIERLQQQVDSLAKEKILLQETIDKLIVENKDLITYQNQLQQKTEEIHEKLEVTENYSRMQIDAVKLKMKNEKEQLQMQVSVKGEEVSELKLKIEKLEQSLIESENKWVTEFDRATQQNSVLKEKLSSLESEMKPKDSKIQSLQQELDVIKEELTESLSALLSSRHFFKEKDAETSDVGQQVSSKTKLEKFSAMVSTILSKETEGQEFQLLFLEKEKEMDIIKDKLKSMHSIEKEKELLQNDLEKVKNTCHYEIECLSEEMATVKDTLYKQQSLVEEREKLLAEMNKEVNLLQEKLHKSEKELKISHEKLNMEGKKIVSLLEEMEKKDLRVENLTSQTDQQNDIISALNQQLKEKDCFVAQIMESMSNEMMKFSEERSILNTKLQHLEAVQSSSVENIDRVSQQLEDCKTELQHNQVKLSNKETAFKDLMSEKEQLQFNLEKLVKEKEILKKKLQAALIIRKDLMQKIGKLERIGQEETEKEHKKTEELLKRVDALTHQLKLVETQNKDLESHLETLKQQLFEKDSKINNVNESFSAKVTSLEQLEDIVAKLKDILAEKEKVSEQNLKSMQEKDSMLAHMQSVLSEKEREYGEERSQLLATLENLKAEIVDEEELLKDTNLVESYAGDIGNNSVDFNNKVTQPDQLEGDKEILQKKLQASLLTWKENIKKLQREKKECAKLVAEFDEQTKDFELLKREHRALQKVHLRKCKEFDCNRLLIYSLQKELESHVAALQEQKTIVQNKLESDEQKYEVQDVLGESEQAVFKMTMKDSELEKLSNDYAKLCEETKKLKDELRETSVELGKKTQETVDLKNCMSQLEQHYEQHKDSLYVEIGQLREKLEKSETEVMDLKTMIESMNNEKETVIKKRVEDCKTIQKGSEKLKVDLQQANIQVAERNEEIKDLHCTLMDFKDRFDQEKEIRKEAVQLQLSLQESQEEAKHFKMAFEDMKREREEFINSLEKSNEELLNMKKELKYFSKENKELLMELSMLREKAVEASEVSNTMVLCKKVKDENATDKELVQSHSEINLLQGRLQDRDICTQSLEHDHSGRAKLIEGTKYQIQKQTKTTPEQMEKNINVDEFQPQEQKNAVDEKSRERLQRKLQAALISRKEALKENKFLKDQIDRIMLEKEKLTNKAYTLECLLSELGREKQNSDTISSLCDETLVSENARLLTENENLTAACESLKSTMETIVQEKEAFSFQLNTLKDSQTVELTGWKVKHNELKQEYESLLQAYENISSKVAEMRQVIDVTRKEKQEAIHRFSERESEKYELEKQLQEVINENKDIKNQLKQFAESKQLEIDELRSEAERQTRKHASRMEEHRHRLHEAALQSKQLMEENEQLKHTSENLKQALEKTENENEVLHNDMNVTKLALENLQVQMEVSQTDMQSKISDVLNERESLLKQIALLNDDISVKERNMRILEQERELILERIKETEEFLDQKNNCLSKLENESRSLKQEIVSLNERVKILEDDKRLLQEELENVQETSYKVKNEREFLETELLNHIKNVDQLTDRLKSAQLQNSLLIQQLEDLKAEKCSVIREKEEQQLHLVKVFEEKVKCAQRDNSGTKNKTKELQELLKEKQQEINQLQKDSIKFQELILDLQRSVKLSQSKSEKFEKDLNNIPEKLAKSNEEIHNLNKKLSSQKALLDDSKSELERLTAENLSGKRELKKKEDQLQIQRREFEKELELGLEQLKTVHKREWLNLEERRNVLQREKDRAVSELHQLQEEINIKDSQNKKLQADLNATLARLAAFTKCMSSLQNDRDRVIGEMKTWEIQFKEVIQNKEKQMDDSSKKIMSLQEEMKDKVAQIQELKIKYSMLEDSKNEMHLRQKSVHTQHYSELGRIKEENVTLINRQQELEIALQSKEETLQALLKENNSLNRFIENSSDAGREIKALESNFARKEQELQQLLFEKEKTHAELEKQIAISQQMKVMLNNKDTEISLLISSKGGEISGYLTQIQTQHRKQTNEYEQQIRSLQKEREQSNEACQRMENELKNLQMKADKAIQDKAEIASEIDAFKKSMSSLQYDRDDLFSKYKDLEHHHQNVLSQKDSLLVNGASENGALKQQLRKLLNRIDDLHSENAMQSAQLIKYREDLNQVLSLKDHQLKELLKQQLDSIKNLEQEKMDLQKQIKEMQLINKLQKESTESLEHENQKLTSKVKDLEFLIASINKEKLVSESGEKPQTRGSGQHNQNKDFKASVQPCEKLQDKFQEVQNVVGKNTKDIEDKYSITAFEHDANFLWKEADASSEKRLLEAQFQNKKLKSQNESFGKAMTALQDDRDRLIEDFKVLQSKYTSELKSEKKRADELEADLNYFKSNLFSVLKKHDFLNPVLIGAENKITLDQFTDEIENLCKTLTTQDLEITRLSSECRNYVQQIDAFSKSMASLQDDRDRLLQELSKSKAKEGASLASVEIAKLKTKVDDLERALHQTKAFQEETEIQISSYQNELAGLRMEKNLLLTESQALRNQYEVAVADKDRQIAELQKLQHDMIVKESVSIGSHYPIKPLETATLVGGTNNPEQMKHLLAERSQFQNELQRCLQEMHQRELRFQQMNSKVIHSVEENAVLSAQLKAVSQTLRENQLRYTDLQNRYLRLEREYQTVQVSSFQDTAQGETRAEVPPGAPQERAAVIVEIDNMELNELRKRLAETQQQYDSMQQALLQLTETLSEERSRREAAEDALRLTEEQCKRLEMSSYRSVPREYTVQMESDEEREALIINPSEHIVVRKMKGGALSFKRWLRGRSLYCSKLLTSRAKSRYLFLTYLVTLHVVVFLCLTGIL